The genomic stretch GGCTTGTTAAACTTTTTACTATTAACTCTTTACTTTCCTTCTTGACTAGGACTGCATATATTATACCTCCTTTGTATCTTCCAGTATACTTCTCTCCGTTCAAATAAGCTTCTACCTCAACTCTATCTTTGATAAATCTAAACTCATTAAACCCAAAGCCTGCATCACTATACTCGACGGATCCTCCAACGGAAAAATTCAAATTACCAAATAATTCTGGTTTAAACCCTACAACTTCTCTCCATAATGTACCAGACAATATTCTTAGTTTATCATCTTTTTCTTCTATCCCCCTTAATGAAGTTAAGTCTACAATAACTTTTCCCTCTACACCCCTTGTATATTCATATCTACCTATGCCCTCAGTGATATTTTTCAAATCTTCCTCTGACTGTATAGTTATTACTTTTTCTGGAATTAATAGTGATCTTCTAGTTAAAGAGAGTCTTGAGTAAAATAAGTTTAACATTCTACATAAGAGGTTTAATATAAGCATATAATAACTTTTCTACGAATTTTATACTATTGGATTTCCAAATAAGTCTTCTTCTTTGTTAACGTTAATTACTCTATTTTCTTTTAAAAATTTTATAAGTCTAAAGGATTTTTTCCTAGATAAATATTTATTATTATTACCACAGTAAGGGCTATAAATACATTTAGGGCATCCATCCTCACAATCACACTTACCAGTTATATCTAGTGAAATATCATAACTTTCTTCTAGCCTATCAAATAAAAGTTTGCTAACGCCACTTCCACCTATGACTGAATCGTAAATAATTACATGGCCACTAGGATAACTTATACCGGCTAAATCAGTTAGTGAAGCACCAGCAGTAATTCTGGCTGCACTAATTAAAACATGTTCTGTGGCATGAAAAGCTTCAACTGCATCAAACTCATTAAATTCTGCTAGAATTGGATGCTTAATTATAATCCCTTTTGTTTGATAAGAAAATTTTATCGGTTCTTTGTAATATCTCTCTTCTTTAGGTTTGTTCTTCCTACTCATTATGTCATAAACTACAAAACCATCAACTGAAATCATGATCTCAATTTCACCGTATTTTACTGGTAAACCTAATACTTCTTTACTTTCTATTTCTTTAAACGAAAGGAGATGTGTATTGTATAAAGGTTTTGTATAATATGTTATATCATCCGAAATTCTCTTAACTTTAACAGTTAAATGAGATAGATCAATGCTTTCTACTGTATAAGTCCTTTTAGATATGAGATAAATAGCCTCTGGATAAAGATCATAAAGCGCAACTGGCAGTTCCCTTTCCCCAATCTTTTTATCCCCATCGTATATTTTTACTATAGGACCAGTAGATCTTATTGAAGTAGATTTAACAAATTTAACAAGTTCTGGTGTAGAGTAAGCGTAATCTCCAGTTATTTTTACCGGTAAAGAGCTAAGTGCCTTTACCCAAAGTTTAGGGAGCGATGAAATTTTAACCTTTCCCTTTTCTACAACTAATGCTGCCGCATGGACTTTTATAACTTCCATATTTGTTGTGTCGAATGGCAAAGGAGTGAGCTTCCTGTTAAAGAACTCTTGAGGCTTACGATTGTAATATGCATCAATTGGATCTTCTCCCAGAAGGGTAAAAACATAACCTATCTTATTCCTTCTCCCGGCTCTCCCTGCCCTTTGTAAATATTTAACGTAATTAGGAGGATTCTCAGCCAATATAACAGCGTCCAAATCCCCTATGTCTATTCCTAGCTCTAAAGTAGGTGTAGCAACTACACCCATTATTTTTCCTCTTTTAAAATCCTCCTCAACCTTTATCCTCTCTTCTGGGTTAATTCCGGCTCTATGCACTGGAATATCAAATCCGAATCTCTTTATTATTTTTCCTAAAACTTCTGCCATTTGTTGAGAGTCAACAAAGATTAAAACCTTAAGTCCTTTTTTCATTAAGAGTGAAGCTAAATAGGCAGCAATGGTCCATCTACTTAAAGAACCTATATCTAAAAGAACATGAAAAGCAACACCTTTTCTTCTATTAGTACCTTGAATTATTTCTCCTTTTACACCAAATAGTTCCTCAAACAAATAAGGAGACGCACCTATAGTAGCACTAGAGGCTACAACATGATAATCGCCAAATTCCCTAATTCTATCGCTAATCATTCTAAGATGCGAACCTAATACACCTTCGTAAACGTGAACTTCATCAAAGACAAAATGTTCTGCTGTTCTCAATAATCTCCTAAATCTGTTGCTTAATGCTAATCCTATATGAATCATATCAGGATTAGTTATTAGAATATCAGGTGGATTTTCATATAATCTCTCCCTCTCTTTTTCTGGTGTATCTCCATCAAAAACACCAACAGTGATGCCTAATTCGGTTGTAAACTTAAGAATTCTTTCAAGTTGGTCTCTAGCTAAAGCTTTTGTAGGGTAAACTAAAACGCTCCTTTCTCCTCTTAAAGAAAATTCAAGAATTGGTATCATGAAAGCTTCAGTTTTCCCTGTCCCTGTGCCAGATACTATCATAACGTTTTTTTTATCTAAAATTTTATGTAAAGCTTCTTCTTGATACTTATAGAGTCGTTCAATTCCTTGTTTTTTAAGGCTATCCTTTATTTTACTACCAATGTTGAGAGTATCTACAAAATTACCGAATTCTGGGTCAAGCGCAGTTTCCGTGTAAACATGACTAATTTTAACGTTAAAGTAGTCTAAAGCATTCTTTACTTCATCAATTATATCCATAAATAACAAGATTGAAATAAGAAAATTTATTTTTAAATCCTCCATTATACGGATGTGTGTAGTGTAACTGGGGTACTAATAATTAAACCAGAAAATTATGAAAAAATAGAAAAGAAGTTTATTCAGATTCTTAAGAGAGCAGAGGATAGAGGAAGAGATAGTTTTGGTGTTATAGTCATAGAGAAAGATGGAAGTATAAAAAAAGTTAAAGCTTTAGGGAGGCCGTCAACTCAAGAAGAGAAGTTATATGGCATATTAGATGAGAATTCCAAGGTAATAATAGCTAATAATAGAGCAGAACCAACCACAGAATATGTAAGACAAAAGACAGAAGAGGATATTCAACCCTTTGAAGGAGAAAGATATATACTTACTCATAACGGAATAATCGCTAACGACTTGGAATTAGAGAAAAAATATAATGTGGTAAGAAGGACTAAAATAGATAGTGCGGTAATTCCACCGATTTTAGATAAATACTGGGATGGAGAAATAGAAAAATTAAGGAAAATACTAAATGATATTAAAGGGAGTTTTGCATTTATAATAGGTGATAAGAAGAAGCCTGATAGAATCTACATTGCTCAGAATTTTAAGCCAGTGTATATGATGTATGATAGAGAGTTAGGTGCTATATTCTTTACATCACTTGATGATTACTTTGATGCCTCTCCATTTGATTCAGTAACAAAATTAGACCCTTACTCGATAGTAGAAGTTAATGATAAAATGGAAGTTAAAAAAGTTCAATTACTCGATAGTAAGATTAAAAAGGTTCTTGTAATTGCAAGTGGCGGACTAGATTCCACTGTAGCTGCAACATACTTACTAAGGCAAGGGTATGAAATCACTCTTTTACATTTTAATTATCATCATAAGGCTGAGGAGAGAGAAAGAGAAGCTGTAAAGAAGATTTCAGAATACCTACAAGTACCATTAATAGAGATTAACACTGACTTGTTTAAAATTATAGGACACACCACATTACTCAAGGGTGGTGGAGAAATTGTTAAAGAAAGATTTGGGGAGGAAGGTGCGGAATTTGCTCATGAATGGGTACCAGCTAGGAATCTGATTTTCTATTCGGTTGCTTTGGCATTAGCTGAGGCTTACGGGTATGACGCTATAGCATCTGGAATAAATTTAGAGGAAGCTGGAGCTTATCCAGATAATGAAATGGAGTTTGTAAGATTATTTGCTAAACTATCTCCTTATGCTACTGGGCCTAATAAAAAAGTTGAAGTGATGATGCCAGTAGGCAATTTAGTAAAGCATGAAATTGTGAAACTCGGTGTTGAAATAGGTGCTCCGCTTCATCTAACATGGAGCTGTTATGAAGGTGGGCAAAAACATTGTGGGAAATGTGGGCCTTGTTATATGAGGAAGATGGCGTTTAGGATCAATGGACTTAAAGATCCAGTTGAATATGAAAGCTAGCCTTGGTAATAGAAATATCTCCCTTTTCTTATAACTTTATTCTCTCTCATTAGTTGAACTAGTGCTGAATTAACTTCAGAAGCTGGGAAATTAACATATTTTATTAAATCGCTAAATGTTATCCATTCTCTTTCTTTTAATATTTTTTCAACAATGTTTTTTATTTCCTCATTTTTACTTGAATCCATACCCATCTAATCTGTTCCGTTCCAAATAAATTTTGTGCCAAGTTGAAGAAGCAACAAGAATATATACTGTGTATTAAAAATATTCATATGAAGTTATTTATTCCCATGATAGGTAGTGCTATAGTACTGTCTATAGGTGGAATTTTACTCATAAATAAGGTTCCTCTCATTATATCTCTAGGTACTTTAATAGCTGTTTTATTATTTCTTATTTCATTCCTTCTCATCTATAAGGAGTATAAAGCCGGTTATTATCTTGGTCTAGTTCTTAGTATTTTAGCTATATTATCTTCTGTAACTTCAACGACTCATGATAAGGCTTTATTAGCCTTTGGTTCTTCTTTATATATTTCTATTTTAGACATATTAATGCTATTAGGTTTCTATCTTTTCCCAGTTCTTTATATTATACTTTTTGCAAAAAAGTTAAAAAGGAGTATGACAAATAAGTAAAGTAATGCAGACTCAAGTACCTATACTGTCACCTTCAGCTAGAGTAGCAGATCTGTTAGGCTTATTAACAGTATTATATAATAGCTTTGAAGGTAAGACAGATATTTATTTACTAGAGAAAGAATTGGAAGTAGATATAGATGACTTTATGCCTATAGTTTATGCTGCTAATACTCTGGGATTTGTAACAATAGGGGACGGGGATATAATAATAACAGATAAAGGAATAGAATTTTTAAAAGGAAATATAAGAAAAAGAAAAGAATTATTGAGGGAGTCTTTACATAAAATTGAACCTTTTGCTACAGCTAAAGAACTTAGAAAGTTTAAAATTGATGAACTACTAAGGAAATTAGAAGAAAAAGGAATTACAGCTTATTCTGGTCCTACTGGATATCATGATTTGCAAGTTATTTTAGCAGAATGGGGTGTATATTCTGGATTTCTAAAGTTAGTTGATGATGAATATGAGGTAACAATTAGTTAATTTACGATATGGCGTAATCCAAGAATGTTTTATAAGGTTTTGTTAAAAACTGTAAATCATGGAGAATGAGAATTTAGAAGAACCAGTGCTACACTATACTCATGAAGCTGATGTATTTAGAACTAGAGTATTTGGTATCCAAGACGGACTTATTGGTGTAGGTGCTATAGCTCTAGGTGCAGCTGGGTATTCTCAAGACCCCTTGCTTGTATTAGTTACTGGATTGATAGCAACTATAGCCCAAGCTTTCTCAATGGGTATTGGTGAATACATATCCACAAGGGTAAGAAATCAAATAATAGAAAATGAAATACGGAAAGAACGTTATGAAATTGAAAAATATCCTGAAAAAGAGAAAGAAGAACTTAAACAGTTTTACTTGAGTAAAGGATTACCAGAAAAGGAAGCTGAAGAAATTGCTGAAAGGCTAAT from Sulfolobus sp. S-194 encodes the following:
- the sul7s gene encoding winged-helix single-stranded DNA-binding protein Sul7s; amino-acid sequence: MDSSKNEEIKNIVEKILKEREWITFSDLIKYVNFPASEVNSALVQLMRENKVIRKGRYFYYQG
- a CDS encoding DEAD/DEAH box helicase; translated protein: MDIIDEVKNALDYFNVKISHVYTETALDPEFGNFVDTLNIGSKIKDSLKKQGIERLYKYQEEALHKILDKKNVMIVSGTGTGKTEAFMIPILEFSLRGERSVLVYPTKALARDQLERILKFTTELGITVGVFDGDTPEKERERLYENPPDILITNPDMIHIGLALSNRFRRLLRTAEHFVFDEVHVYEGVLGSHLRMISDRIREFGDYHVVASSATIGASPYLFEELFGVKGEIIQGTNRRKGVAFHVLLDIGSLSRWTIAAYLASLLMKKGLKVLIFVDSQQMAEVLGKIIKRFGFDIPVHRAGINPEERIKVEEDFKRGKIMGVVATPTLELGIDIGDLDAVILAENPPNYVKYLQRAGRAGRRNKIGYVFTLLGEDPIDAYYNRKPQEFFNRKLTPLPFDTTNMEVIKVHAAALVVEKGKVKISSLPKLWVKALSSLPVKITGDYAYSTPELVKFVKSTSIRSTGPIVKIYDGDKKIGERELPVALYDLYPEAIYLISKRTYTVESIDLSHLTVKVKRISDDITYYTKPLYNTHLLSFKEIESKEVLGLPVKYGEIEIMISVDGFVVYDIMSRKNKPKEERYYKEPIKFSYQTKGIIIKHPILAEFNEFDAVEAFHATEHVLISAARITAGASLTDLAGISYPSGHVIIYDSVIGGSGVSKLLFDRLEESYDISLDITGKCDCEDGCPKCIYSPYCGNNNKYLSRKKSFRLIKFLKENRVINVNKEEDLFGNPIV
- a CDS encoding VIT1/CCC1 transporter family protein, whose protein sequence is MENENLEEPVLHYTHEADVFRTRVFGIQDGLIGVGAIALGAAGYSQDPLLVLVTGLIATIAQAFSMGIGEYISTRVRNQIIENEIRKERYEIEKYPEKEKEELKQFYLSKGLPEKEAEEIAERLMKNKDVVLHEMMIHELKLFPEEFEKPVKLGFIMALYLIIGGLIPLIPFILSLFIKIPFVFSIVSSIILVLLTLGVFGSMTSKYTGLNKLRGAFEQIGTGLLALIGSYIGGVIIGYFLPIHVAI
- the queC gene encoding 7-cyano-7-deazaguanine synthase QueC; this encodes MCSVTGVLIIKPENYEKIEKKFIQILKRAEDRGRDSFGVIVIEKDGSIKKVKALGRPSTQEEKLYGILDENSKVIIANNRAEPTTEYVRQKTEEDIQPFEGERYILTHNGIIANDLELEKKYNVVRRTKIDSAVIPPILDKYWDGEIEKLRKILNDIKGSFAFIIGDKKKPDRIYIAQNFKPVYMMYDRELGAIFFTSLDDYFDASPFDSVTKLDPYSIVEVNDKMEVKKVQLLDSKIKKVLVIASGGLDSTVAATYLLRQGYEITLLHFNYHHKAEEREREAVKKISEYLQVPLIEINTDLFKIIGHTTLLKGGGEIVKERFGEEGAEFAHEWVPARNLIFYSVALALAEAYGYDAIASGINLEEAGAYPDNEMEFVRLFAKLSPYATGPNKKVEVMMPVGNLVKHEIVKLGVEIGAPLHLTWSCYEGGQKHCGKCGPCYMRKMAFRINGLKDPVEYES
- a CDS encoding AAA-associated domain-containing protein, whose amino-acid sequence is MQTQVPILSPSARVADLLGLLTVLYNSFEGKTDIYLLEKELEVDIDDFMPIVYAANTLGFVTIGDGDIIITDKGIEFLKGNIRKRKELLRESLHKIEPFATAKELRKFKIDELLRKLEEKGITAYSGPTGYHDLQVILAEWGVYSGFLKLVDDEYEVTIS